The following proteins are co-located in the Leptospira weilii genome:
- a CDS encoding pentapeptide repeat-containing protein, producing MVYDLSVQEFVQLIKKGKKKFTKVSIEDFHFTLRNYDLENIEFRNSFVNINLEKCNLKNSKFISCNLKTISIRNCSMENCYISDCHIESIVILGRNINRIVFGTNYAYGATLSPEKCLVYIQSEILKNQ from the coding sequence ATGGTCTACGATCTTTCCGTTCAAGAATTCGTTCAGCTTATTAAAAAAGGGAAGAAAAAATTTACAAAAGTATCTATTGAGGATTTCCATTTTACGCTCAGAAACTACGATTTAGAAAACATAGAATTTAGAAATTCTTTCGTAAATATTAATTTAGAAAAATGCAATCTTAAAAATTCTAAATTCATTTCTTGTAATCTTAAAACCATTTCTATACGAAATTGCTCCATGGAGAATTGTTATATATCCGATTGTCACATAGAATCAATTGTAATTCTTGGAAGAAACATAAATCGAATTGTATTCGGAACGAATTACGCATACGGTGCGACTTTAAGTCCGGAAAAATGCTTGGTCTATATACAAAGTGAAATTCTTAAGAATCAATAG
- a CDS encoding tetratricopeptide repeat protein — protein MNRSIILITGFLFICAGLLIGVYQTTVQDEGSKRMSVLERIKEGEEYLKQTNPSAAEKAVDIFSELSAKEIPEEYSFRVKYDMGRALERNQDNLLALGIYRELNQKEGLSRDERSKVAYSMGNLLLQLNRDEEGKGHLEEVLRISADSKFRSNALSAIADYYMKKGNYDLSRKNYVLALQEDPENVKARVRWGKSLRRMGKDWSAYDVYDDYAQAGFYFDPEKEKVTSEFRSGILEKARQLYVRKQYYGAIDTFKKALEMGISPKAEEQALFYIAESYEAIGKSDSALQYLNRVLGNQDGSLDQTALFRKGTIYFKSGKYEKAAALFQEASDRYPDSPVGRKASAWKKESLDQVEDNLHYKESDKAKSKEDLEIERLD, from the coding sequence ATGAACCGCTCTATCATCTTAATTACTGGATTTTTATTCATTTGTGCCGGTCTTTTAATCGGAGTTTACCAGACTACGGTTCAAGACGAGGGTTCTAAACGGATGTCGGTTCTCGAAAGAATTAAAGAAGGAGAGGAATACTTAAAACAAACTAATCCCAGTGCGGCTGAAAAAGCAGTGGACATCTTCTCCGAACTTTCCGCGAAAGAGATTCCCGAGGAATATTCATTCCGAGTGAAATACGATATGGGAAGGGCCCTGGAAAGAAATCAAGACAATCTTTTGGCTCTCGGAATCTATCGTGAATTGAACCAAAAAGAAGGTCTTTCCAGAGATGAACGTTCTAAAGTCGCTTATTCAATGGGAAATCTTCTTTTACAACTCAATCGAGACGAGGAAGGAAAGGGACATCTTGAGGAAGTTCTCAGAATTTCCGCCGATTCAAAATTTCGTTCTAATGCGTTATCCGCCATTGCGGACTATTATATGAAGAAGGGGAATTACGATCTTTCTCGTAAAAACTATGTTCTTGCGTTGCAAGAGGATCCTGAAAATGTAAAGGCGCGCGTTCGTTGGGGAAAATCCCTTCGCAGAATGGGAAAGGATTGGTCCGCATACGATGTATACGATGACTACGCCCAAGCCGGGTTCTATTTTGATCCGGAAAAAGAAAAAGTCACTTCGGAATTTCGAAGTGGAATCTTAGAGAAGGCAAGACAACTTTACGTTCGTAAACAGTATTATGGGGCAATCGACACTTTCAAGAAAGCTCTTGAAATGGGAATTAGTCCTAAAGCCGAAGAACAGGCTTTGTTTTATATCGCTGAAAGTTACGAAGCGATTGGCAAGTCCGATTCCGCTCTTCAATACTTAAACCGAGTTTTGGGAAATCAAGACGGTTCCTTGGATCAAACGGCTCTTTTCCGCAAAGGTACGATCTATTTCAAAAGCGGAAAATATGAAAAGGCGGCGGCTTTATTTCAAGAAGCTTCGGATAGATATCCGGATTCTCCGGTCGGAAGAAAAGCGAGCGCATGGAAAAAGGAATCTTTGGATCAAGTGGAAGATAATCTTCATTATAAGGAATCCGACAAGGCGAAGAGCAAAGAGGATTTGGAAATTGAAAGATTGGATTGA
- a CDS encoding SAM-dependent methyltransferase, with protein sequence MSDLDYYENPEYQNFLISSKRRELTPPEVVFKHFSLKEVANLVDFGMGLGYFTLELKKQLPKDAWIWGGECQQDLIDEVLHWKNRDEISNFTPFFIEKSDHPLLPEWIPTPDAVFASLVLSTFPDPGLAMDGLIRSIKRGGKLIVLDWVKNEYAIGPKINDKISLDKMKFLAELYHLDVVKNIRVSEYVYGLEVIAGKDFEYGFYDLREEEDITDEFIRS encoded by the coding sequence ATGAGCGATCTGGATTATTACGAAAACCCTGAATATCAGAATTTTCTGATTTCCAGCAAACGTCGCGAACTTACCCCTCCAGAAGTCGTATTCAAACACTTTAGTCTTAAAGAAGTGGCAAATTTGGTCGATTTCGGAATGGGACTCGGCTATTTTACTCTAGAGTTAAAAAAACAACTTCCCAAAGATGCTTGGATTTGGGGCGGGGAATGCCAACAAGACTTAATCGACGAAGTTCTTCATTGGAAAAACCGAGACGAGATTTCTAATTTCACTCCATTTTTTATCGAAAAATCGGACCATCCACTTTTACCGGAATGGATTCCAACACCCGATGCGGTTTTTGCATCTTTAGTTCTGTCCACATTTCCGGATCCTGGGCTTGCCATGGACGGACTTATACGCTCGATAAAAAGAGGAGGGAAATTGATTGTTTTAGACTGGGTGAAAAACGAATACGCAATCGGCCCAAAAATCAATGATAAGATTTCCTTAGATAAAATGAAATTCTTAGCCGAACTTTATCACTTGGATGTTGTAAAAAACATTCGGGTTTCCGAATATGTCTATGGCCTCGAAGTAATCGCAGGTAAAGACTTCGAATACGGATTTTACGATCTCAGAGAGGAAGAAGACATAACGGATGAATTCATTCGTTCGTAA
- the mtaB gene encoding tRNA (N(6)-L-threonylcarbamoyladenosine(37)-C(2))-methylthiotransferase MtaB, producing the protein MPSPIAEQTVLFNTLGCRLNFFESDGLFSSLSKYGFRSAEVGEYPEVVIINTCTVTNKADSKNRNAIRNAIKKFPGSQIWVTGCYAETDRESIEAIPGVAGVVGNTEKSKLPAMILEKRGLIEESELAGKIYDRFSYSDVLPNGHTRAYLKIQDGCNRKCSYCKIPQARGLGVSRNYQDVLDQVRFLQDNGVGEIVLTGVNLGWFRDGENKKAFNKILGDILNILEYSRIRISSIEPPDVGNELAELMTHPRFTPFLHIPLQSGSAEILKRMKRTYTPDTFRKRVETAKKKVPGLFLGTDVIVGFPGETEEMFQSSVSMVRDLGFAKIHVFPFSVRRNTLAETFPDSVSKETKKERVCTLNALSRNLHQKYAISETGKIREAILEQGGVAVTDNYLKVKLNESELRSLKVGQFLNVELRSYETEEDKEGTFFGKVSR; encoded by the coding sequence ATGCCCTCTCCAATAGCTGAACAAACCGTTTTATTCAACACGCTCGGATGCAGGCTCAACTTTTTCGAGTCGGATGGTTTGTTTTCGTCCTTGAGCAAATATGGATTTCGTTCCGCAGAAGTAGGAGAATATCCTGAAGTAGTCATCATCAATACTTGCACCGTGACGAATAAGGCCGATTCTAAAAATCGAAATGCGATTCGAAATGCGATCAAAAAATTTCCGGGTTCTCAGATCTGGGTTACCGGTTGTTACGCCGAAACGGATCGCGAATCGATCGAAGCGATTCCAGGCGTGGCGGGCGTTGTCGGAAATACGGAGAAGTCGAAACTTCCTGCGATGATTCTCGAAAAGAGAGGGTTGATCGAAGAAAGCGAACTCGCCGGAAAAATCTACGATCGATTTTCCTATTCGGATGTTTTGCCGAACGGTCATACACGCGCTTATTTGAAAATTCAAGACGGATGCAACCGTAAATGTTCATACTGCAAGATTCCTCAGGCGCGCGGTCTTGGAGTCAGCAGAAATTATCAGGACGTTTTAGATCAGGTTCGCTTTTTGCAGGACAACGGAGTGGGCGAAATCGTTTTAACCGGCGTAAACCTAGGATGGTTTCGCGACGGAGAAAACAAAAAAGCCTTCAACAAGATTCTCGGCGACATCTTAAATATTTTAGAATATTCAAGAATTCGAATTTCTTCGATAGAACCTCCCGATGTGGGAAACGAACTCGCCGAGCTGATGACACATCCCCGTTTTACTCCGTTTCTGCACATTCCTCTTCAAAGCGGAAGCGCGGAAATTCTCAAACGAATGAAACGCACCTATACTCCAGATACCTTTCGCAAACGCGTGGAAACAGCCAAGAAAAAGGTTCCGGGCTTATTCTTAGGAACCGACGTGATCGTAGGTTTTCCCGGTGAAACCGAGGAAATGTTTCAAAGCAGCGTTTCTATGGTCCGCGATCTCGGCTTTGCTAAGATTCATGTGTTTCCTTTTTCGGTTAGAAGAAATACGTTAGCCGAAACATTTCCCGATTCCGTGAGCAAGGAAACGAAAAAAGAAAGAGTTTGCACGCTCAACGCTTTGTCGAGAAACTTGCATCAGAAATACGCAATTTCCGAAACCGGAAAGATCCGGGAGGCGATTCTGGAGCAAGGCGGCGTTGCGGTTACGGACAATTATCTCAAAGTAAAACTGAACGAGTCGGAACTCAGAAGTCTCAAAGTAGGCCAATTCTTAAACGTGGAACTTCGGAGTTACGAAACGGAAGAAGACAAGGAAGGGACGTTTTTCGGTAAGGTTTCCCGATAA